The Syntrophotalea acetylenivorans genome contains the following window.
AAATCCATGATGAAACTGTCAGGTGGCCTCAAACGTCGTTTCATGGTCGCCAAGGCGCTGATTCACAAGCCGCAACTGCTGATTCTCGACGAACCGACCGCCGGAGTCGATGTGGAACTGCGCCGCGCCCTGTGGGATTTCGTGCGGGAGATGAACCAGGCCGGTACCACGGTGCTGCTCACCACCCACTACCTGGAAGAAGCGGAGCAGATGTGTGGCCGCATAGCTATCATGAGCGGCGGCAAACTGGTGGCCCTGGAACGGACCGCCGACCTGTTGGCTCGCCTCGACAGCCGCTCGATGCTGCTGCATCTTAATGCTCCCCTCGACCAGGTCCCCACCGCACTGGAGCCCTTGCAAGGCCAACTAGAAGAGAACGGTCAACTGCTGAGAATCAGTTTGGCCGGTGAAGTGGCCATGGCCGAAGTCCTGCAGACACTGGCGCAACTCGATCTGCCGATCCGCGATATTGAACTGCCGCGGCCAGGCCTGGAAGAAGTATTCCTCGATCTCACCGGTTTACAACTCACCGACCGCAAGGGGAGCTCGTCATGATCGACCGCCTCCGCCAAAAGCAACGTTTTATACCCTGGCTGCCCTTCGCAACCCTGCTGCAAAAAGAGGTACGACGTTTTCTGCGGGTCTCCTTTCAGACCCTGCTCACCCCCATCGTCACCGCCTCCCTCTATTTGTTCGTGTTCGGCGCCACCCTCGGCCAGCGTATCTCGGTGCTGGAGGATTTCTCCTACGCCCAGTTCGTTATCCCCGGACTGGTCCTGATGGGGGTCATCAATAACAGCTTCGCAAACACCTCATCGTCTCTATTCATTTCTCGCTACCTGGGTAATATCGTCGACCTGCTGGTCACGCCCCTGACGCCACCACAATTCATCCTGGCCTACACCCTGGCGGCCATGCTTCGAGGCCTGCTGGTCGGTACCGTAGTGCTGATCATTTCTTGCTTCTTTGCCGAACTACCCTTCGTCTCCCCTTGGGCGGCGGCCGCCATGGCGGCCCTGGCCAGCTTTCTGTTCGCCCAGTTCGGCCTCATCGCCGCTATCTACGCCAAAAATTTCGATGGGCTGTCGATGTACAATAACTTTCTGATCCTGCCGCTGATCTATCTCGGCGGAGTCTTCTACCCGGTCTCTATCCTGCCGCCCTTCTGGGCGCGGCTATCTCACTTCAATCCCATGCTCTACCTCATCGACGGCTTTCGCCATGCGATTCTCGGAGTCGGCGACCTGTCTCTAAGTACAGCCTTTCTCGTTTCCGGACTGATGGCTGCAGCGCTCTTCACCTGGGCAGCCGTGTTGCTCGGCAGCGGCTACAAGCTGCGTCTGTAGAAATCCTTTTTATTTCCAAAAACAATGTTGACAGGCAAGTTTTTCAGGTACAATTAAAGACCGTCTCTAATGAAGGCTTAAGAATCAACGATTGCATTGGACCCTCACGCAAAGAAAGTGCTCTCGTAAAAACTTCGTTCTGCAAGACATGGCTTTTTAAGGGATGAAACCATGCTCGAGCATGTCGCGACCCTGAAAAACGTTGTAGAACGGACTTTTGGGGACGCCAACAAGGAAAGTATCCATGGGATCTTTAGTAGTCTACAGCGAAGACAGCGCCGAGCATCGTTATACCATCTGCCAGGACGAGGAAAGCGACAGCTACTTCCTGGTCATTGACGAACAGCCCTATAAGGAAG
Protein-coding sequences here:
- a CDS encoding ABC transporter permease, producing MIDRLRQKQRFIPWLPFATLLQKEVRRFLRVSFQTLLTPIVTASLYLFVFGATLGQRISVLEDFSYAQFVIPGLVLMGVINNSFANTSSSLFISRYLGNIVDLLVTPLTPPQFILAYTLAAMLRGLLVGTVVLIISCFFAELPFVSPWAAAAMAALASFLFAQFGLIAAIYAKNFDGLSMYNNFLILPLIYLGGVFYPVSILPPFWARLSHFNPMLYLIDGFRHAILGVGDLSLSTAFLVSGLMAAALFTWAAVLLGSGYKLRL
- a CDS encoding ABC transporter ATP-binding protein translates to MKPALEINHLQKSFAGTKAVDDLSLSIEPGEIFGLLGPNGAGKSTTINMISGVCRIDSGTVRIFGHDAVKDYRLTRRLVGVMHQEIVTDHFFTIDRALKIHAGYYGVRSDNSWRELLIERLGLGPHLHKSMMKLSGGLKRRFMVAKALIHKPQLLILDEPTAGVDVELRRALWDFVREMNQAGTTVLLTTHYLEEAEQMCGRIAIMSGGKLVALERTADLLARLDSRSMLLHLNAPLDQVPTALEPLQGQLEENGQLLRISLAGEVAMAEVLQTLAQLDLPIRDIELPRPGLEEVFLDLTGLQLTDRKGSSS